Within Trichoderma atroviride chromosome 2, complete sequence, the genomic segment TAGCCGCCACAGACCTCGGAGATCGCAGGCTGCACATGGCGGCCGCCGACAGGAGCGCTCAGAGTTTTCCGAGACTAAGCCAGCCCGCTGAGCTTAACATGAAGTTTGACGGTGAAATTCCACTGTTACAAGATCAAATATATGGTGAACGGGAAATTTTAAATCGAATGGAGAGATCGCTTGCCCGGATACGGGAACAAAACATCGCCAGACCGGCGTCATGGCTTGAACAGCTAAAAGAGCAAACAGTTCATAGACTCAAGACTATGACAGCAACTCACCCCGTAGGTGTGCACAAGATCTTACACGCCGCGAAGATTTACATACTCTACTTTCGATTGATAGCCATTGGGGGACTCTCACGCATAACCCGGATCTCAAGCGCCTCTCAAGTAACCAGCGCCCAACACTACAGCCAAACGGCAGCCATCAACAATCTCCTTGGAGATGTCAAAGACAGCTCATCACGACTGCAAAGCCTGATGCGCAAAACAGACCAAATTATTGCTTTGGAAACCGGCGCCATTAAGTATGCTCTCATGATCAAGGAACAACTCGCGCAAATCATCAAGGATCAAAAGGCATGCGAAGCACTGGAGCAACAAGTGACGCTTAAAAAGAGCGAGATGGACACCTTCAACGGCTTGTTACAAAAAGACCAGTCGGAATTGCACTCACTATGCGCACACTGTGACGCGCTGGGTACCAAACTTGACAAGCTCAAAGCTGATCGCgagatttttgttttttggtCATCTGCCCTGGCGAAGCGCGCCCGCcgcgcctcttcctcttcatctccatcaaccAATTTCCGCGAATTTATCCTCGCAAAGTCGCTGTCGGAGCTCAACGCGCGTCTTGTACAGGTCCTCACAGTGCTGTATGAGGATACCCAGCGCGGGCGCGTCATGGCAGCGGGAATGCTGCGTTTGCTGTTCGACGCTGATTCTGTCGACACAATGATGGATACATTCGCCTCGTCCCCAAAAGGCGCCCAAGATTCGGTCGCCTACGGCAAACAGTCCGGTGGCGAGCGCAAACGAGTCGACCTGGCGCTCTATTTCGCAGTGTTGCAGCTTACATGGTCCAGGAGCGCGCACCGCGCACACTATGTGTTTATTGACGAGGTATTCGATAACCTGGACGAGGCGGGTCAAGCGGCTGTGGTGAAGTGGTGCGGGCTCATATCGCAGACGGTGGCCGACTGGGTCGTGATGATTACGCACAGCAGGTTCTTGTCGGAGCAAGATCCAGGGGAGTATGCGGGCAAAGTTTCGGTTGTAAAGGCGCAGAAAGGACAGAGGGGGGCGGAACTGTATACTGATGGGCGGAGAATTGGTATTGAAGATGGCGTTTCATAAGTTCAGGGAAGATTGACCTATCGTTGGTTTGAGCCGGGAGGCCCGCATACTCTTCTCAAGTACCTGGATCTGTGCCCCAAGTTAAAGGTGTGGTGCTATCGCTCCTGGTCAGTGCGTTATGTAATGCACACACCATCCATTAAATTCCCAGCCGCATCCACTTCACGGCCTTCTGCTacaagggagaggaggagagtgAGATAGGAAAGAGCGATAAAGGAGGAGAGCGGAAGAAGACCCCTCGATCTgctatattaaaaataggTGGATATACTCGAAAACATCTGCAACAATTCAATGAAACAAGCttcaagcaaaagaagcaatttCTTACGAGCGTTCTTGTTTAAAAAACTGGTATTGTTTAGTTTTCCTGGTTATTGATCTGGTGGAAGAGGCGTTGCTTAGGAGTGATGCTGGCGCTTTCATGGGCTGAGCCGCTTCGTGATGTTGCTGTCTCTCATCGCAGCATTTTATCAGCTTCTCTCGCATCCGCAGGCAACGCGGTCTGAAGGCATCTGCGGATTGCCCGGGACCTTTGAGGTAAAGGCGCCAAGGGCgtgcctttgccttctttttccatttgTGCACCACCTAATCGTCTACCCCTTCTCCACCCACCTCAACGCTCAATCAGGACATGCATGGACCATTGGACCGTGTGTTCGCTGCGAACAGACTGACTCCCTATCGGCTATCGGGTCGCCCCGTCTCCGACTATGTCGAGAGCCTCATAGCTTGCACGCGTCTCTTGCCACCACgagggaaacaaaaaaaaaaagagcttgaaaCACAAACAGTGCTCTATACCAGTTGTTAAGCTAAAGTAAGGTAAAGGTATTGAGAACAGCGCATACCTACTACACATGATAGTATACAAAAGCACAAGTACTCGCTACTTGGCAAAACCAGAAGTAGGGTGGTGAGCAAGGGAAAGGCAAATCACAGAATGAAGCTTTGGAGCATTACCATCATGGACGTGTCTGCTGAAGGTTGCCTGTGTACACAACTGCGCATTAAGGGGACTCGAAGCCTGGCCTACCTACATGACGCTTCTGCCTGCTAGCTACCTACTGTAGCAAGGACCTCGCTCGTAAGAGCTGTGCCGAATAGGCACGAGCCGGTAAGGCCCACGGAGCTATGTACCGTTATGGTGCAAGCTACTCCCAATCTCGTCCAGTCTAGAAGTTTATCACAACCTGTTTCGCAATGGTCTTGTCGCAGCTAGCCTTACCAGCATCAGCTCCTGAAGAACAATCCCTTTTCCGGCTACAGGCAGTGAAAGCAAATGATTTCTTTGCAAATCAGCGATGGACAGGCTCTTGAAAAGATTAACCATGGCTTAAAAAAACTGACTGTGGGAATAaggtttcttcttcttcttcaagactCTTCGCTGCGAAACGCTCATCTGCAGATCTGCGCATCCCCCCCCCGGCAGAGAGAGGGTGTACAAGCAAGGCCCGCTACGAGCCCGCCATAGCAGACCCTTATAGCAGACCCCCACCCCTCCCGGCACCGGCATCCCCAGTCCAGCTGGCGTTAAGGCGTTTAACACGAGGCGAATCAATTTTCTAGGTGACCATTCAGAAATCAAAACGACCAACAGGAAAGTGGGCTCCCTGCCAGGCCATCTGATGTTTTGATAGCTCGATGGAACTGGCTCCCCCCCGGTAATTTCTTAGCGATTCTCCATCTCTAGCGTAACCCGCCTCGATTTTGACCGGAACTttggcctctcttttttttttacaaggTACTTGTAATGCCTTTTTTAAGATCAATCGTCGAAGGAGCGCCGAGCAAGAGGCTCGCATCGTGCAAATATCCGCTATAATGGGATGGCGCAACTGAGCACCAGCCacgagaggaagaagaaaggagagggCGTATGTCAGGGCGCGATGGATAAACAGTCCTCGGAATCAACTGAGGTGCAGCCAATTGAGCTAATCTGAATGATGCCCTCGCCTTCAGGGGCTTGGCTTTATCCAGGAACCCGCAGACGTCAGTGTGCGGCTCGAGCTcccggccatggctgctggaTGCTACATGTCCTGCAGAAGACGTGGTTCATTTGCCGGCAGGCATACAACGCCTATGCATGCAGCATCGCGGCCTCGCGCCTAATGGGCCAAACGgctcctttcttcttcacgaTGTGGTTGTTTCAGACGCAAGTCCCCACAAGTAccgttttatttttgggtTTTTGTTTCCCATCCATGTTGTCAAAGCCCGGCAATCTCTTTTATGATCCTGGCACTCGAGATACCCAGACAACGATACCACGTTGACGTATACAAAGTACATGGACTCCCTTATAAATAGCCCATACAAACCTCCTCTTCGCCCAGTCAATCTTTAGAGGATCAGACTCGGTTGTCAAGACTCCTAAACATCGATTTCGCCCTTTGCTCTTCCAGAAGTctctgctgcttccatctcaaaCTCGTCTGATCTACCACAAACCACATTCCGTCGATATGGAGGACTCGACCATGACCGCTACGACTTCTACGTAAGCTatgccctttttctttgttcgcCGTTATTGTCAACTACTCAGCATCCGAGGTTTCggttttcttctctactgAAAGCCCCGTTTGCGAAAGCTCCATCCCTATTCCACATTCACTACCCAGCCTTGTCTTCATTGTTCATTGAGCCAGGTTTCAAGAGCAAGAGGCGGTTCATCCTCTCTTTACCTTCATTTCACTGCAACTCATCTGACTgaattctcttctcttcaatctAGAGATGTATCGGATACATGGAGCCATAAAGCAACGCGTAGCTCCCCTCCTCCAACACTTCAACCGGAGCAAGGTGAAGCCATCCATAGTGGCAGTCCTCTTCCGACCAAAGAATCACCAAAGAAAAACGATAAAAATGCCCAAGGCAATGCTCTTCGTGGAGTAGGCTCTCAGTTTCCTCCGATTGGTATGAATCTCTGGTACTGCGCTCATACATTCATCAGCCGTAGCAAGTTGGCTAACACTCATTGGCATGTTTCAGATGACCAAGTTATGAACAAGGAACTCGATCCAGACCTTTAATTTTGTTTCCATACTTTTGTTTTAATTTTTTCCCCATCATTTTGTCTATACCATGTGCGTGGAAACTCTTGGATATATACGcaagaataagaagaaaaaaagcgagGGCCATGTAATGAGGAGGATACTTTGGCCGCACAGGGAGGTGATGGGCGTCGACGGATGTATGCAGTATTCCTTTGTAGCGCAGCGATGTATAGCGTAGGGGAGCCGATGCGCGAATGCAAagccccttttcttttgcaaaaACTCTTCCAATGTGCCCGAAAGGTTTGAAATGCCATCATAGAGAGCCCCAAATGCCACTTGCATGGAGTTGCGGAGTTGCAGTGGAGTTGCGGCTCCGTTGCAGCTGCGCACCCAGTAGTACCTGTAGCAAATTTTTCGTCCCTTGTACGGCGCGACTTTTTGCGTCCCCGTACCTTGCAGGCCTAAGGCGCTGGGCAAGCTAGCGGTGGGTGGGCCAAGGCGGCACGGCCAGGGGACAGGGTTCAGCTCCAAGATCTGCTGTAGCGGCCTTCAACGGATCGGTGACTACTAGGTCGGTAGtagtatacatgtatacttAGACGAATTTGAAGCGTGAGAAAACGCCCATCGAAACTCTGCGCAGCCCCTGCATGAGATTGCACTTTAAATGACAGGCACATACAGGCGGCGGAGTCTTTTGTGCTCATGGATATACTGCGGATCAAGAGGCCAACAAGAAGATGACAGGTGAAGCAGCAAGGCATTCCATAGATGACTGTGCTGAGATGGTGAGCCACTCGGAACGACTTACTGTAAAAGACTTTTTATTTCGCTCAGTAGATGTCGCTTTTAGAGAGTCAGTCGTCTACACAGCGTTCACACGACACTTGATTGATCATGGGAGacgttatccagcaccccaattTCACTATCCAAACCCCCCCAGCTATAGCGCAACAAGGCGGCCAGTTCACGTGGCAAGATACACAACTGCCGAATACGTGCCCCGTATACAGACacaatagtagcagtagcactATCTTAGTAGTGCTTGGTACCTACTTTACACGTACTCGGGTTCAAACGACGCAATCTGCCGGTTACGTTACCCGCCGGGTAGAGGCCTGCAGGCGTGGCGCTATTTTAAGTCAGGCACATcggtacctaggtaggtagttaGTTACCTACAGTATACGAGCATGGAAACCAGTATTTTCTTGCAAGTGCAGGCCACAGTAGAGCGGCTTTcccgcctttttctcttttgacaGCTCATTTCTAGACCCTGCCTGGTGGCCAAAGAAGATAACCGAGCGCCACAAGAACAACGCCGCACACGCAAGTGCCCGTCCGCGCACCGATGCCGCTACAACCAGCCAATGGAAACTTGAGTTGGTGGCCTGCGGCTCCTAGTTTTTGGCTCTTGGGGAAACGTGTTTGGGGCCGTTGATGCTGTTCACTGTCGACACTCAACGGCTACAAGATTGTAATTCACCCAAAGATCTTGCTTGTCCGACATACACAGATCGTCCCTGGAGCGGCTTCTCGCATATGCTGTGAGAAAGTGTTGCAGCAATCGGTGGGGCGGAATGTTGCGCGGCTGAGCAAGAGGGGCGTGCTGGATATagggtaggtaggtatgcaAGACAAGGGCTTGATACCGATGGACGGAGACAAAGGTGGCCTGTAAGTAAGAAGGCAAATTATCGGCATGttggtgaaaaaaaaaacagcatcTATTATTATAGCAGATTCTCCAAGTCATAGCTCAGCTACCATCTCATCTGGCCTGACATCTACCTCACACTgactacctacatgtatatataagCTAAGCAATTCTCACTAGATTGAGATATAAAGCAAAATTAAGACTCTACATATCCAGTCCCTTTTAAACACAGCGATCCTCAGAGCAAATAAGCATCAAATCCAGACATCCGTAGCAATTTTGTACTTCATATAGCTTGAAATGTACCCTCACTCCATCCATACGTCCTCGTCAGACGTCGCGCGAATATGGGGATTAGATAACCCTCAATGCGACATCTATGAGGTCTGTGAATCGTGAAACATTTCTTCACATTCATGCTCTCGGGCGGCGAAAACGTGTAAGCAGAGCCATACTTTGGCGTGACGGAAAATCCCAGCTCGGCCATGGCACCTTCGAACGCGGCCCAGTTGATCGAGCCTCGGGCCTCAGACTTGTTGAAGAGCGTCGAGAATACTTGGCTCACCGGCTGGCTGACCTTGAATACCTGCGTTGACTAGATGGGTTCTTCTTCGGCCGCCTCGGGAGGTTGTAACATGTCAAGTATTGTTGACTGACAAGGACGAGTCTTTTCCTTGACTTTTCGTTGCTCCATTCTTTCATCCGCAGActgaggagctgctgctggaagtgGCACGTAGTCGACGTTTTtcagctttgcctttgtcgcCTGGTACTGATGTTCAAGATCCGCCAAACAATCTTCCATGAGATCTTGGTACAAGAACCTCATCTTGGAGCCAGTCTTGCCAATCACAAACTGATCAAGCTCGGCCAAAATTTCGCTCGCCATTTCGGGGCCTAGGAGGTCTTGCTTCGGTTTCCATATTACGTTTAAATTGACTTCGTTCCGGAGCTTGTTTAATTCGACGTCTAGCTCCTGAAACCTCAAAACAAACGTCTGTGCTTTTTTCCGAGAGAAAGCTGGCATCGATATGACGGGCGCCAAATCTTGGATAAATGTTGAGACTGCAGTCAAGTACTCGAGCGAATCAACCTCTCTTCCTGCCAATGCTTCCCGTTCAATAGGATGAGACTGATACAGGTTGCTCAGCCTCTTGATCCATTCCACCGCTTTGCTCGCGTTCGTCTGCGACTGACACAATCGTAGAATGTAGTGCAAGTGAGGGTCAGCCCTGGTCAGCTCTTGGGGCtgaatcttcatcttggtcttTGCATTACCCGCACTGTCATACGAGTTGGCAATTCGCTTAAAGTATTTCGCGCCCACGCCTGTCTGTACGTGCCTGGTGAATTGAGCTTGGGCACGGCTGTACTCTAGATGGCAAAGATTCGAAGTCTCTTGAAGAATAAACGATCGGTACATCTTATCAGTAGTCGAATCTTTCAAGAGGTGAAGGAGACGACACATGTAGTTCCAAACAGTAGCGCCTTTGATCGTGTGGTGAACTGAATCGAATATTGCACCATTTATATTGTTGTTTGAAAAGGCTGGCAGATGACCACATGTATCATCCATGATGGTTTCCGGTCTGCTGACAAACCAGATACTCATAGCGTGAGCGAGCATATCTTGATCAGCAGAAAGGAGCCTCAAAAACTCTTCAAAAGTATCTTTCTGATCTTGAGCACTCGAGACCAAATCCGAGAGTGCAAGTTTCTTCGGTCGCTCTTGGATACTCAGCTTCGAGAGCGCGGCTGATGGTGCTTGTTCGTATCTCTTGGGTCGCTCTATTTCCTGTCTCAATTGCGAACTTGAGTATAAAATATTGTAAAGTAAGATGTTTAGTTTCTGAATGATCAGGAGCTGTCTTTTCAAGATCATTTCTCCAATCGACCGAGGAACACAGAAGCCTGCCAGCATTACAGGTTTGAAAACAGCCAGCTGCTCATTGAAGTTGGATGTAGGTTCAAAATCAATAAAGTGGCCGTACGGCATGTCGCCAAACAGAGCAAGGCTAAGTTTGAGCGGATCGACGTGGCGATCCTGGCTATCGCGTGCCATCTCTATAATCACATTCCGATCTCCAAGTTGCCCATGAGCACCATGGCGATACTGGTGAAAGAGCGATGTTGTGCCACGGTGCTTGAGGTGACCTAATAGAAACTCCGGCTTGTTTGAGATATCCTGCAACTTGAACTCTGGGACAATGTTGTACACAATGCCCAGGGACGCGTCCAAAAACTGCTTGGACGCTTCATCGTCCGTAGCGCCATTCTGAAAGAATGCCACGCGTTGGTCTTTGCTTAAAGATTTCCAAATAGCCTCAATTTCCGACACATGGGTTGTGTACTTGGAGGCGAGGTCGCTATGGAGCGCTTTCAGAGTTGTGACGCTTTGACTAGGATTCATGACGCTGGCCGTGAGGTTTCTGGATATATATCAGTATCTTGCTGACACACAAGCTTTGTGAAGAATGAGAATGGATCCATATTGATGATGGGAAACGCGAAATCGTGGCTAGTGGATTTATAGCAGAATTATCAAGATGGAAGTGTTTTTGTTTGTCGCCAGCTGGTGCCTATTGAGCGCGTTGTGCGCTGATCACGTGGAAGAGTTGTGTGTTATGGCGCCACCAGGGAGATGAACAGATGATGGAAACCCCATGGCCCCGTATATCTAAAGCAGGCTCGATAACTTGCAGTGGTAAAATATCTGCTCATTGCATTTCAGGTGAACTCAAACCTAGAATGATATGCCATCTACATGGAGACCTGATGTTCCAGTCGTGTGGAGACCCCTGTCACTTGCAAACTATGAAACACACACTTCATGGCCAATAGAGCTGTAATGTCATAATTCATCATACCAAATCCATATAACAATCTCATAAACCCAAAAGACATGTCAAATATACATGTAATTGTAATTCTCCCCCCATGCTCATAGAAGGAAGACCACCAAAGAACATGGCAATCGTCGACGGATCCATATAAGCAGGCTCCCGCGGTATGTTCTCCCTCTCAGTCTTCAACCTCAACGCCTTCCGCATATCCATATCACTCAAGCTAGGCCCTTCAAGGTGCGCCATGCTAAAAAGCGTCATCCATTCGGGCCCCAGCAAGGCCCCCAGATGCTTCTGCTCAAAGGTGCCCAGCTGCTTGGTTGCTTCGTCCCGCCGTTCTTTCCACGCCGTACGAGCCCGCGCAAGCATCTTTTTTCGGGACTTTGTCAAAACCAACTT encodes:
- a CDS encoding uncharacterized protein (EggNog:ENOG41) — its product is MNPSQSVTTLKALHSDLASKYTTHVSEIEAIWKSLSKDQRVAFFQNGATDDEASKQFLDASLGIVYNIVPEFKLQDISNKPEFLLGHLKHRGTTSLFHQYRHGAHGQLGDRNVIIEMARDSQDRHVDPLKLSLALFGDMPYGHFIDFEPTSNFNEQLAVFKPVMLAGFCVPRSIGEMILKRQLLIIQKLNILLYNILYSSSQLRQEIERPKRYEQAPSAALSKLSIQERPKKLALSDLVSSAQDQKDTFEEFLRLLSADQDMLAHAMSIWFVSRPETIMDDTCGHLPAFSNNNINGAIFDSVHHTIKGATVWNYMCRLLHLLKDSTTDKMYRSFILQETSNLCHLEYSRAQAQFTRHVQTGVGAKYFKRIANSYDSAGNAKTKMKIQPQELTRADPHLHYILRLCQSQTNASKAVEWIKRLSNLYQSHPIEREALAGREVDSLEYLTAVSTFIQDLAPVISMPAFSRKKAQTFVLRFQELDVELNKLRNEVNLNVIWKPKQDLLGPEMASEILAELDQFVIGKTGSKMRFLYQDLMEDCLADLEHQYQATKAKLKNVDYVPLPAAAPQSADERMEQRKVKEKTRPCQSTILDMLQPPEAAEEEPI